One genomic region from Henningerozyma blattae CBS 6284 chromosome 2, complete genome encodes:
- the ALF1 gene encoding Alf1p (similar to Saccharomyces cerevisiae ALF1 (YNL148C); ancestral locus Anc_2.120), translating into MSISVEIKSDFSSIVKDFSKNLTLLELSNKLYPITGVSPSDMALSLYSGSELLGKYENILNNSEKLPLIDINYSSIKVIVFDLNSNSITNQIKKLQNEDEFENNDKFKSFEISEEEYSSRKDTVLQWKKIINWGDLTQNIKKNKKDQELNNLKVNSLQLNERCSIKADGQLERRGILRYIGKVPDINPTDIWCGIEFDEPVGKNNGTFKGITYFGPVNKNYGGFVKPKNVETGKQFVPELSELCFSDDDEL; encoded by the coding sequence ATGAGCATATCTgttgaaataaaatctGATTTTTCATCTATAGTGAAagatttttctaaaaatttgacattattagaattaagtAATAAGTTATATCCAATCACAGGTGTTTCGCCCAGTGATATGGCATTAAGCTTGTATTCAGGTTCTGAATTACTTGgtaaatatgaaaatatacttaataattcagaaaAATTGCCCTTGATagatataaattattcGAGCATTAAAGTGATAGtatttgatttgaattcaaattctattactaatcaaataaaaaaattacaaaatgaagatgagTTTGAGAATAATGATAAGTTTAAAAGTTTTGAGATAAGTGAAGAGGAATATAGTAGCAGAAAAGACACTGTTTTACAGTGGAAAAAGATAATCAACTGGGGAGATTTAACCCAGAatatcaagaaaaataaaaaagatcaagaattaaataatctaaAAGTGAACAGTTTGCAACTAAATGAGCGTTGCTCTATAAAGGCAGATGGGCAATTAGAAAGAAGAGGAATATTGAGATATATTGGTAAAGTTCCCGATATTAACCCAACTGATATATGGTGTGGcattgaatttgatgaaCCAGTTGGTAAAAACAATGGTACTTTTAAAGGGATAACATATTTTGGACCTGTAAATAAGAATTACGGTGGATTTGTAAAGCCAAAAAATGTTGAAACTGGTAAGCAATTCGTTCCTGAATTATCAGAATTATGCTTCAGTGACGATGACGAGTTATAG
- the LSM7 gene encoding Sm-like protein LSM7 (similar to Saccharomyces cerevisiae LSM7 (YNL147W); ancestral locus Anc_2.119), which produces MKPQSQSSADSTKDSISNDSQPQSQQESHSTHHQSQQHHQSNKKKFEVPRREAIVDLSKYKDSKVRVKLMGGRLVIGILKGYDQLMNLVLDETIEYIRDPTDPYVIQKDKTRNLGLAVIRGNVLLTLSPVDGSEIIYMQTSD; this is translated from the coding sequence ATGAAGCCACAATCCCAATCCAGTGCCGATTCCACAAAGGATTCTATCTCAAACGACTCCCAACCACAATCTCAACAAGAATCACATTCTACCCACCACCAATCTCAACAACATCACCAATccaataaaaagaaatttgaaGTTCCAAGAAGAGAAGCAATTGTTGActtatcaaaatataaggACTCGAAAGTTCGTGTAAAATTAATGGGTGGCCGTCTAGTTATCGGTATCCTAAAAGGTTATGACCAATTGATGAATCTGGTTTTAGACGAGACTATTGAATACATTAGAGACCCTACTGATCCATATGTAATCCAAAAAGATAAAACCAGAAATCTAGGTCTAGCAGTTATCAGGGGTAATGTTCTACTAACCTTAAGTCCGGTTGATGGTTCTGAAATCATATACATGCAAACTAGCGATTAA
- the ARP1 gene encoding actin-related protein 1 (similar to Saccharomyces cerevisiae ARP1 (YHR129C); ancestral locus Anc_2.117) — translation MEHINDEILYNQPIVLDNGSALLKAGFGGDDKPKCFEYSLIGTPKYDKVMVGGVEKGKFVGNLAQEYRGLLKLRYPMDHGIIENWEHMETVWDHIFKDCLKVSNLGEHPLVVTEAPLNPKPNREKMCETLFESFNIPALYIANPAVLSLYASGRTTGCVVEAGDGYCSSVPIYEGFALTPSIRRIDIGGRDITKHLQLQLRKSTGMWLYSSSEQEIVRLIKENGCYICSNHKKEEEKFLLDQEKKSISFKLPDGKNLVIGPGRFRAPEILFNPLLIGSEDSSLPDMIMQSISKVDIDLRSKLLNNITLSGGSTMFQGFCDRLITELDFSVDKTTKVRILAPPERKYSAFIGGSILANLSTFRNMWVTKDQWEGDNRIIENKFM, via the coding sequence ATGGAACATATCAATGATGAGATCCTATATAATCAACCGATTGTACTGGATAATGGATCTGCACTACTAAAAGCAGGTTTTGGTGGTGATGATAAACCCAAATGTTTTgaatattcattaattgGTACTCCAAAATATGATAAAGTTATGGTAGGTGGTGTAGAAAAGGGAAAATTTGTGGGGAACTTAGCGCAAGAATACAGAGGCTTGTTAAAGTTGAGATATCCAATGGACCATGGGATTATAGAAAATTGGGAACATATGGAAACCGTATGGGATcatatatttaaagattgtCTAAAAGTTTCAAATTTGGGAGAGCACCCTCTAGTAGTAACTGAAGCCCCTTTAAATCCAAAGCCAAATAGAGAAAAGATGTGTGAAACTCTATTtgaatcttttaatattccTGCCCTATATATTGCAAACCCTGCTGTATTATCCTTATATGCTAGCGGAAGAACTACCGGATGTGTAGTGGAAGCAGGTGATGGCTATTGTTCTTCAGTTCCTATATATGAAGGATTTGCATTGACTCCGAGTATTAGAAGAATAGATATTGGAGGAAGAGATATTACTAAACACTTACAATTACAACTAAGAAAGTCTACTGGGATGTGGTTATATTCAAGCAGTGAGCAAGAAATCGTTagattaattaaagaaaatggaTGTTATATATGTTCAAACCACAAAAAAGAGgaagaaaaattcttattagatcaagaaaagaaaagtatTAGTTTCAAGTTACCAGATGGAAAGAACCTCGTCATAGGACCTGGGAGATTCAGGGCTCcagaaattttatttaaccCTTTGTTAATCGGATCAGAGGATAGTAGCTTGCCAGACATGATAATGCAAAGTATCTCTAAGGTAGATATTGATTTACGAAGCAAgcttttgaataatatcaCTTTGAGTGGAGGCTCTACTATGTTCCAAGGATTTTGTGATAGACTTATAACAGAGTTAGATTTCAGTGTGGACAAAACTACTAAAGTTCGAATATTAGCACCCCCTGAGAGAAAATATTCAGCTTTTATTGGTGGATCTATTTTGGCCAATTTAAGTACCTTTAGAAATATGTGGGTCACTAAAGATCAATGGGAGGGTGATAATAggataattgaaaataaatttatgtaa
- the TBLA0B01060 gene encoding uncharacterized protein (similar to Saccharomyces cerevisiae YHR131C and YNL144C; ancestral locus Anc_2.113) produces MLDVPNSREQNNPNTVNEPNETSSSQDSNNSEQDTMPHQVIDQPTPANDVYTCLKLQESSSTSSSDSFVLNENTNTTTTAVCMTVSHLRQFKLGPTTIVESSTSVSPLDTINTSSLSPLEKLNTNITSIQTGSNSISPANSNPLSNESIDSASPVTPTSPIKNNSLTLELPLNISNSSIKRNSNTHSQKENKKFIFASNPTTPLPSSSKYITNVTPSKSTSINPRRKSTTSDSTVGTPGKRTLSTTTTSLPSTPTSQRRRASTPDICPPTSPRIRTTPRKSTGGTVYFADEENTFFKYIDSRPSDPPSYDITNPTGSSIRFPIFEDLTPVSKFQKPPDYLPTVHEITLVSCQFESLTPYEKYQNKFWKNYIMEINSTQLNFFEIDHNLIKMTNNQNLIRNYNDGEISNTLLNTITNTITKPSIQTPATNPPTHKHHTHGLALFNNKYAYHFNYTDVEQIISMIKKNPQKYLTNDRLMKSFTLQYAKVGLAIEQPKTSYILRLRCEQEQFIVWFTTIDELINWSTFISMGISVSLDLNERELPKYRVVPGRRRRDRRHSSTSRNYRHRSNSYSSSTTANRNNGDDANDTHDHILVESNISSRSSSISGSATTTTNNNTNAELGRSNSRSSNYNSHRSQNLKSLNSFTSTRDSNPSRRRKSTGDQKLAFSFKLKLKSFFGTSTESFQTSTSTLTSASASTKNLTPPVAKQINPKNESPALVSSSPKKVKNSGININNPFQSSKELNSVVEEEEELEVEGHEPELDEDDGSILAPLPPSTSKLNLNSSVIPKNRARSSSLPLDSRRSLISRGSPTIATSNKIPSNVNPMTNPFFNGSTSSNNSTINSNVLNSTSTDLCRQSSIPSVTVSKATGQTITGTSNSTLFLNNGNLNVSKSRSNSISAVLFNDATINSPDASNLSISRYNSNVSTDSFIVNDNTLDLEENDLSEPGESLSNFISNLSNESIDTVTNFSNLSQPPSNTETNCNLDTINQSQVQLSLSRGTTSLRKVTSIDDAFDYDLSDQRNMLHLTESIDSRYGGDLFESDFRTTTATVPISRLNSNNENNDHNTNSIYLREGFYDSEEDDYIYIERLNRRQGSIPRSVSGTNIPYGSDEVKWNPPIKEVSRKRFIKDSLRCLRSMPPDHRYLGKLVCKSVPPPRYETNNKAIPCGLSYFTNTSVDGKGNQIDSNKSKRNHYVKTYTVGPSGLLKPSIKYTQSLI; encoded by the coding sequence ATGCTGGATGTACCCAACTCTAGGGAACAAAATAATCCCAACACTGTTAACGAGCCTAACGAAACCTCTTCTTCACAAGATAGCAACAATTCGGAACAAGATACCATGCCCCATCAAGTAATCGACCAGCCTACACCGGCTAACGATGTTTATACCTGTTTGAAACTGCAGGAATCGTCTTCTACATCGTCGTCAGATTCGTTTGTATTGAATGAGAACACTAATACCACAACAACAGCTGTTTGTATGACGGTGTCTCATTTGAGACAGTTTAAATTAGGACCAACAACCATAGTTGAGTCTAGTACTAGTGTTTCACCGTTAGACACGATCAATACAAGCTCATTGTCTCCCTTAGAGAAATTAAACACAAATATAACTTCTATACAGACAGGTTCCAATAGTATTAGTCCGGCGAATTCTAATCCTCTATCCAATGAATCTATAGATTCTGCTAGTCCCGTGACCCCTACTTCACCTATAAAGAATAATTCACTCACTCTTGAGCTtcctttaaatatttcaaattcttccaTAAAACGTAATTCCAATACACATTCTCAgaaggaaaataaaaaattcatctttGCATCTAATCCTACGACTCCATTACCATCATCCTCcaaatatattacaaatGTAACACCTTCCAAATCTACGAGTATTAAtccaagaagaaaaagtaCAACTTCAGATTCAACTGTTGGAACCCCTGGTAAACGTACACTGTCTACTACTACAACTTCTTTACCTTCCACTCCAACTTCACAAAGAAGAAGAGCCTCTACTCCAGATATATGTCCTCCAACTTCTCCCAGGATTAGAACCACTCCAAGGAAATCTACAGGTGGGACTGTTTATTTTGCAGATGAAGAAAAcacttttttcaaatatatagatTCAAGACCTTCAGACCCACCTTCATATGATATTACAAATCCAACCGGATCCTCGATCAGGTTTCCGatttttgaagatttaaCTCCTGTAtctaaatttcaaaaaccACCAGATTATTTACCTACAGTTCATGAGATTACTCTTGTATCATGTCAATTTGAAAGTTTAACTCcatatgaaaaatatcaaaataaattttggaaaaattatattatggaaataaattctactcaattgaatttttttgaaatagatcataatttaattaaaatgacaaataatcaaaatttaattagaaattataatgatggtgaaatttcaaatactcTTCTCAATACAATCACAAATACAATCACAAAGCCTTCAATACAAACACCAGCAACAAATCCACCCACTCATAAACATCATACTCATGGACTAGctttattcaataataaatacgCATATCATTTCAATTATACTGACGTAGAACAAATCATTTCtatgattaaaaaaaatcctCAAAAATACTTAACAAATGATAGATTGATGAAATCATTCACTTTACAATATGCTAAAGTTGGGTTGGCTATTGAACAACCTAAAACTTCATACATCTTAAGATTACGTTGTGAACAAGAGCAATTCATTGTTTGGTTCACCACAATAGATGAATTAATCAATTGGTCTACTTTCATTAGTATGGGGATCTCAGTATCTTtagatttaaatgaaagaGAATTACCAAAATATAGAGTGGTCCCCGGAAGAAGAAGACGTGATAGAAGACATAGTTCTACATCAAGGAATTATCGTCATAGATCAAACTCTTATTCTTCCTCGACAACCGctaatagaaataatggAGATGATGCTAACGATACTCATGATCATATTTTGGTAGAGTCAAATATCTCATCTCGTTCTTCAAGTATTAGTGGCAGTGCCACCactactactaataataatactaacGCAGAGTTAGGTAGATCAAATTCAAGATCAAGCAATTATAATAGTCATCGTTCTCAGAACTTGAAATCGTTAAATTCTTTCACCAGCACAAGAGATTCTAACCCTTCAAGAAGAAGGAAATCTACTGGTGATCAAAAATTAGCTTTTAGTTTTAAACTCAAGTTAAAAAGTTTTTTCGGTACTTCAACAGAATCCTTCCAAACTTCAACTTCAACTTTAACTTCTGCTTCAGCTTCaactaaaaatttaactCCTCCAGTTGCAAAGCAAATTAACCCAAAGAATGAATCACCTGCTCTTGTTTCTTCTTCACCTAAGAAGGTAAAAAATTCtggaataaatattaataatccaTTCCAATCATCCAAAGAACTGAATTCTGTtgtagaagaagaagaagaattggaaGTTGAAGGACATGAGCCAGAActtgatgaagatgatggtTCCATCTTAGCACCACTACCTCCTTCAACATCTAagttgaatttgaattcgAGTGTTATTCCCAAGAATAGAGCTagatcttcttctttaccATTAGATTCTAGAAGATCTTTAATCTCTAGAGGTTCCCCCACAATCGcaacttcaaataaaattccTTCAAATGTTAATCCGATGACAAACCCATTTTTCAATGGAAGTACATCgtctaataattcaactATTAACTCAAACGTTTTAAATTCGACGTCTACTGATTTGTGTCGTCAATCTTCTATTCCATCAGTAACAGTATCTAAAGCTACTGGTCAAACTATAACTGGAACATCAAATTCGActctatttttaaataatgggAATTTGAATGTATCAAAATCTCGATCCAATTCTATTTCAGcagtattatttaatgatgcGACTATTAATAGTCCAGATGCAAGTAATTTGAGTATTTCAAgatataattcaaatgtttcaactgattcttttattgtgaatgataatacattagatttagaagaaaatgatttaaGCGAACCAGGtgaatcattatcaaattttatatcTAATTTGTCAAATGAAAGTATCGATACCGTAACAAATTTTAGTAATCTTTCACAACCCCCATCAAATACAGAAACAAATTGCAATTTGGATACAATAAATCAAAGTCAAGTTCAACTTTCATTATCGAGAGGTACAACTAGTTTAAGAAAAGTTACTTCTATTGATGATGCCTTCGATTATGATTTGTCAGATCAAAGAAATATGCTACATCTAACCGAGTCGATTGATAGTAGATATGGTGGTGATCTATTTGAATCTGACTTTagaacaacaacagcaacagtTCCAATTTCAAGGTTAAactcaaataatgaaaataatgatcaCAATACCAATTCTATTTACTTAAGAGAAGGGTTTTATGATagtgaagaagatgattatatatatatagaaagaTTGAACCGTCGGCAAGGCTCTATACCTAGATCCGTTAGTGGTACTAATATCCCTTATGGCTCTGATGAAGTTAAATGGAACCCTCCAATTAAAGAAGTATCTCGTAAAAGATTTATAAAAGATTCTTTAAGATGTTTACGAAGCATGCCACCTGATCACAGATATTTAGGTAAATTGGTTTGTAAATCAGTTCCACCTCCGAGGTACgaaactaataataaagcgATCCCTTGTGGGTTAAGTTATTTTACCAATACATCAGTTGATGGGAAAGGTAATCAAATTGACTCCAATAAATCTAAAAGAAATCATTATGTTAAAACTTATACTGTAGGCCCATCAGGATTACTAAAGCCAAGCATCAAATACACGCAATCATTAATATGA
- the FUR1 gene encoding uracil phosphoribosyltransferase (similar to Saccharomyces cerevisiae FUR1 (YHR128W); ancestral locus Anc_2.118), translated as MTTEPFKNVLLLPQTNQLLGLYTIIRNKNTSRPDFIFYADRIIRLLVEEGLNHLPVEPQTVVTETNEKFEGVSFQGKICGVSIVRAGESMEQGVRDCCRSVRIGKILIQRDEETALPKLFYEKLPDDIANRYVFLLDPMLATGGSAIMATDVLIKRGVKPERIYFLNLICSKEGIDKYHAAFPEVTIVTGALDKGLDENKYLIPGLGDFGDRYYCI; from the coding sequence ATGACCACTGAACCATTCAAAAACGTTTTATTATTGCCACAAACTAACCAATTACTTGGTTTATAtaccattattagaaaCAAGAACACTTCTAGACCagattttatcttttatgCTGACAGAATTATTCGTTTATTAGTTGAAGAAGGTTTAAACCACTTACCAGTTGAACCACAAACTGTTGTAACTGAAACCAACGAAAAATTCGAAGGTGTCTCATTCCAAGGTAAGATCTGTGGTGTTTCTATTGTCAGAGCTGGTGAATCTATGGAACAAGGTGTTAGAGACTGTTGTAGATCAGTTCGTATTGGTAAGATTTTGATTCAAAGAGATGAAGAAACTGCTTTACCAAAATTATTCTACGAAAAATTACCAGATGACATTGCCAACAGATATGTTTTCTTACTAGATCCAATGCTAGCTACTGGTGGAAGTGCTATCATGGCCACAGACgttttaattaaaagagGCGTAAAACCAGAAAGAATCTATTTCTTGAACTTGATCTGTTCTAAAGAAGGTATTGACAAATACCATGCTGCCTTCCCAGAAGTTACAATTGTTACTGGTGCCTTAGACAAGGGCTTAGACGAAAACAAATACTTAATTCCAGGTTTAGGTGATTTTGGTGACAGATACTACTGTATCTAA